Below is a window of Oryza brachyantha chromosome 10, ObraRS2, whole genome shotgun sequence DNA.
CTCATGTGATCCTACTAGGAATAAGACATTGTTTAGCCATGCTTAATggataagagcatctccaactgACTTGATAAATTTAACTCTCAAAATGTCTATTTGGTCACTCTCTATTTTATTTGGCAGgtcaaattcgttttttcactCCAACAGTCTCTCCATCATCCTCTCTATTCTAAGTCTATGACATTGAGACCTCATGTATCAGCctatctatttctttttctctctctcctctctcctctctctttttctttctcacccttttctttttgtctttctctttccttttcttcctctgAGCGGCAAGCGGCAGATGAGGCCGGCAGCGTGGACGGCGTGACAGGGGAGCGACTCGGGATGGTGACGACGATGACCTCCGGTGGCTCGGCGACAGCTGCTGCGCTTGTCTCCGACGCTTGCATCTTCTCCTCGaacggttgcggcggcggcttgttCCAACAGATTGCGGTGGACTAGTAGTGCAGTGTTTGGTTTGGGGCCCACGGATAGCAAATTTGGTTTGGCTGGCCAACTTTGGCAAGTGGAAGGACTAGTTTAGCCATCCGGATAGCAACTCTGTTGGATTGAAATTTTTCACCAAACTctccaaattttagcttaggGAGTCAAATGGCCAGTTTATTGGAAATGCTCCAAGTATAAGGTATAGCATGGTCGAGGATATCAGTTGATGATGCTAAACACAAGGTAGTAAACAGTGGATGGATCTCGTGTGGGGAGGTTGTCATAATGGGATTACAAGTTATATGTTTAAGCACCGGAGAAATCATCATAAAGAAATATGAATAGAGAGTTTGCCGCTATAGTACCTCCCATTACCGTAGCTCGTGTTATTGTAGCAGGCCGGGcatcatgtatttttagccaagtttgttttgttttggacACCATAAGTTGAAAGGAGAGAATTTAATTTGGTAAATTAAATTTGCTTTGGAAATTGAGGGCTTGGATTCTACTAGTAATAGAACTCCTAGTCTAGTTCTACTTATAGTTGATGATGTAGTTTTGGTGTAAATATGTGCAGGGTTGAGGCCATAGATACAGAACCTCTACAGGAGAGAAGTGTTTGAAGTGTTTTGTGTGAACTTTGTAAATACATATTGATGCAACAAAGTTGATCTACCATAAACTTTATTCTCTTGTTCTTGAGTGGTTGGATCGGCGGTAAAGAGCAATTAATATCAACAGGTTAGTCAtcaattttatggtttttttatttttcgttaaaATATTTGGTTGATTGGTTTTTCCATCCGTTCACCTCTTCTGATAGGCTGGgtgttttatttctttatttctacTATTCATACTATAACATATGTACATATTGTTAATCATTGATCATCAATTTTTACTTGGTCAATTTATACTTTATAGCGATgttatatagttttattataTTGGTACCCGTTTGTAAGTGGGAGCGAAAAAGGTTTACATATGAAATATTTAAGTGAAGATTTTAACATATCTGGTCATATGCACGTGTCGGTAGTCAAACTAATCCAACATGTATGCAAATTAGGTAACATTTTGTAGGACCACCTCACGGGTAATATAAATGGTATTTGCAAATTCTGTGGGTAGGATGCCTGGTTTCGAAGTTCATGGTGCACGAACTTCCGTCCAAAGTTTAGGGgatatatcaaaataagtttattttcagtttttaagaTACAACGTTTGATTCTTcatctcatttaaattttttatgattaatatttttattgttactagacgataaaacataaataatacattacgtattttgtaagttttttataattttttcaaataaaacgaatggtaaAACGTTGAacatagaaattaaaaaataaacttattttatgatAGAGGTAGTAGCATTTATTTGAgtgttgaaattgattttctaCTAGCATTGTGAAATGATCCTTTGATGCAGCTCATTGTTGTGCTCATTTAAACAGCAAAGACCGAGTTAGCACAGTTGGAATGTAAGACAAAACAACGAAGACGGACAATGAACTACTCCTTCCGTCAAAAAAAATCCGGTTTTTTATATCGGgtatttgaccatccgtcttatttgaaaatttttttaaaaaaattaaaaataatagtcacacataaaatactattcatattttatcatctaataaaaataaaattattaatcataatttttttgaataacacgaagagttaaacattatataaaaaccgacaaattgatttgttttgggacgtaTGGAGTACTTGTCACTGGATTTAAAAGAACTAATGTGATGGTTTGTCCATAGGGCCTGAGTTCCTATCATGACTATCGAACAATACAAGGATTCCTGTCATTTCAACTTGCGATTATTTCAATGGTTATTGGTAAGgaagggcttgtttagtttgcaaaaagttttttaaaaaaatcaaattaagtttttggatatccatttgaagtattaaacgtactctaattataaaacaaattttagatttcaccTGGAAATCACGAGATGAATATGagtaattaatccgtcattagtacatggttactgtggcacttatgactaatcacatcctaattaggcttaaaagatttgtctcacgatttcctgtATAActctgtaattagttttaatgttcatgtatatttaatgttttatttagatgtccaaagattcgatatgatgtgtTTGcgaaaagtttttgcaaactaaacggggcctaagtAACAGTATGACAACAACAAATTTCGTACTAATCTCAACAATAAGAAATTATAATGGACAGCTTTCGGGGCAAGAagtgggtaagttaacttacctgtcacggaaaacgtagtaatagagtacataatttattaattactaattattaaaaaatataaaatagattaatatgattttttaaaactttcttataaagaatttttaaaaatacactgtttaacagttcggaatGCATTCGTGTGCAAAATAAGAGaactaagttaacttacccgtctcggccgaacgcggcctaggtatGCATGCTGGCCTTATCCAATagaaattataaaattcaGCTCCATTAGAAATCACACAGCAAAAGAGATAAGTAGAACCATGGGAGGCACAGATTTACTCTGAAAACTCTTATCATGAAAAACCATGGACGCACGAAGTGATCACCATTTAGAGGATGATGGCAACGGAAGCTCTTTTGCTCTATTTGTTTGGGTGTCCTGCTCTCCACCAACGGAggtatactacctccattccaaaataagtttattttccagttttaatacaatattttgactctttatcttatttaatttttttgcgattaatatttttattgttagtagatgataaaatatgaataatataatttatacgtgacaaatttttttaagttttttacaagtttttcaaataagacatcAAAAcgtagaaataaaaaaatgaagttattaatGTACCAAGAAAGTACTATATAGTGCCGAATTAAAAACAGAGGTATATTTGTAGTGTCAGGGCAGGATAGACCCGTCCTTGGGTTAAGCACCATGTTGGTCCAGCATTTTTTTTGGCGCACATAAAAGTACATGATTGCATGAATTTGGTTTGTGATGTACACTCTAGTTAGGtgatgtttagattgaaatttttttttggagaaatgtcacgtcaaatgtttgatcgaatgtcggaaggggttttcggacacgaatgaaaaaatgaattttatgcctagcctagaaaccgcgagacgaatcttttgagcctaattaatccatcattagcatatattggttactgtagcacttatgactaatcatgggctaattaggctaaaaatattcgtcttaagatttctttcataactgtgcaattagttttttgattcatctatgtttaatgctttattcaggtgtctaaaaattcgatgtgatatttttggagaaaattttagaaactaaacaatgccTTATACACTAGATGTACtgtcaaaaaatttcattCCCCGGCAAATCATTAACCTATCATGGTTATATGATTATTGTTTCTGCAGAGAGGTCATTAGCCAATCTAATCTATGGAGCACTAACTATTTTAACTTGTCCTTCACTTATTATTCTTTAAATCTGTCGgctaaaattatcttttataccGTCGGACAGTTAACATAACTTTACCCCTTCTTACACAAACTTTCTACATATATGAGACTTTCTAAACTAAAAATCATCTTACCAATTTTAGAGTTTCcaaatattagaaattatctttctAATTAAATCCATCATACGGTGTACCAACTGAATGTACTCATCATTCATTAATCGTTGTTCAAATCCGATggctaaaattatatttgtaagaTTAGACGCTAGGACGAACTATATCTCTCCttacataaatatactatatatatcatagaCTTTCTAAGTTTGAATTATCAATTATAGAGTTTTCATATGTTagagattaattattttttcaattagaaataagccaaacactttatatatattaacccttttatacaaatataaatatatatgttccaattagaaattttatataaatacgcACTACATAGTTTTAGAATTAGAATCAAAATCCAAACACAACATTGGCGTGGCTGGCACGGTAGCACAAGCCATCACAAAACATTAGAACACCGacaatgatataaaaacaatgaaGTTTGTATTCATTGCCACGCCATACCTGCGCTTGTCATCAAATCGATCAAGGCCCTAGATCAGTATTTTCGAACACCCAAACGACCAAATCAATAACAATAACCAAAAATATTACGTTGGCATCAtctttttatgtgaaataaataaattccaTTATCTATCAAATGATACATCACTacagaatatttttaatgattgaAGAATATCTGCACCTACAGATAATAATGAACGGAAAACACAACCTACAGAAACATCACTAGTAATTTCACTTTATTAAAAACCGtgatatattttgtgaattgAAAAAACGTGtgctataaatatttgttagttattttaaaatctaataatatttgatttaaatatctttttatgtGATACAATGAGACacaatgaaatttgttttcaaCTTGGGAAAAATTTTAAGACTTTGAATTACTTATTATTTGAGAGTTGTAcggttgttttgtttatttaatatatataatatatatatagatcaataatttttaatttaatataagGGGATGAAAATATGGATGCAACTTATTATAAAGTAGTTTTCATTAACTTAGCTTTACAGAGTTTAAGTTTTGtgttaatattaaataatataaataaattatttaattaaagttgtCCTCTCAATGTGTGAACTTGATCCTATAGTGATTATGGAATTAGTGTATGAATTTATTGTTgcaatatttctaaattagagTATAAACTTGGCCTTCCAAGCTCTAGAATTACCattcaaacttaaaaacttGCAATTACAATATATACCgatctataattaattatgcaaaccAACAATACTCACTATTAACTAGTGTTTGCTATTTTTTGTTAGagtttatttagatgataataataacaaaTGTGCTTGATAGACAAATAACTATGAATACTTGgttcatataattatatttgaaagAGTTGGATATCTTATTTACATTACTAAATAGAGTCGCACTGTTAGCATGTGTATAATATTAGAAAAGAACCAAGTTGAGACCTGAGAGATAGATACATAATAGCAAAGACTTGCATTCCTTCTGGTCAATATCTTGTGGTCTCTATGGAGAGGTCCTTCGCCAATATATTAGAATATTAGaggtagagaaaaaaaagacttgcATTAATTCATGGTGCATAaggtattatatataataccctctccattttaaaatataaactatttctAAAGTTTGAATACTGCAGCAAAATAAACATATCTAACATTATTTACAACATTGTTTATCACATTAAtcatttttcctttaaaaataCTTCCTACTTTACCCCTACCTATCGTTCCACCTCATCCATTTCTCATTAATTATGAGAcataataatatgttttaaattttaattcctaGTAAGTAACTCATAAATaataagggcatgttcaacAGTAGAGCACATTGTGGGCTCTATAATGATACGTGCAAAGGTAGAGTCAGATATGATTTCTCTTCAgtaatgtaataaaatatttttattaagctagttttctttttatacattctcacgcaagaaaattttctttaataaatatttagagtcgactctaagccgttgccatgcatgataacaacttttctctctccttccctctcttttctccacgtcaccaaatttgcttacgttGCGATTGAGAGAGTAAGCTAATAGGTAACTGCCCTAATGTTTTTGGACGGAGACGGTAGAAGACGATGAAATTGAGAAACAGAGGAAACTCTTTCTTTTAAAGACAAGTGCAAGTGGGAAGACCTGCATTCCTTCCGGTCAACGTTTTGTGGCAGCCTCGTGTATAGTACTAGGCAGgtgggaaaaaaatgtatataggcttggtttagttcctaatttttttttctaaaaacatcatgtcgaatctttagacatctaaatgaagcattaaatatacatgaatattaaaactaattacacagttatggaaaaaatcgtaagacgaatcttttgagcctaattaggacatgattagccataagtgctacagtaaccaacatatgctaatgacggattaattagactcaatagattcgtctcgcggttttcagccgaaatctgaaatttgttttttcatttatgtccgaaaaccccttccgacatctgctcaaacgttcgatatgatcctttagcaaaaatttttgtcaaCCGAACAACCCCATAGATAATAGATCAACAAGACAGAAGCAGCCTTTGCATCCTGCCACATTACAGTATTACACCGGCAGGTCTGAAAACTCTCTTGCAGTGATTCTGCAAGAAGTGATCATGAGCAACCGGAGCACACACGGTGGCGTGATGGGtggctgctgttgctgctgttgcccTAACACGCGACCAGCGGTCGCTGATGGGAACGCACAGAtggccatcgccgtcgtcgtcccagACAGCCAGTGTGACCAGGAGAGGCCTGAGCTGGGGATGAACCGCGCCGTGCTGCTGGAGGTGTTCTTCGCGAGCGCAGCGAGTGGCATTGGAACTATCGGGTTTGTCTGGGCGACTGTTGTCCTCCTCGGTGGCTTTGAGACTGAGCTGAATCAGGTGGACTTTTGGTTCATCACGGCCCTAAGCTTCTTTCAAGCCATTCGGTGAGTTGTTTGTTATATGTCTAATttgtagtttctttctctcttctttttctttcaagaACTGAGTAGTAGATATGTGCCGTCTATATTTCCAGTTTACTTGTCTACAGTTTAAGGCCTGGCTTCGAATAAGTCAAACGTCATATTTACTAATTTgtgaacgaaaaataatttgtaaataaaaattctgtATAAGTGTTTTAGTGATCTAgaagcaaaggctgaaaaataaactttaataaaaaaaccctcaaaattaactccaaatttaaaattaaaaattcaaactttggcTTATAAAGATAAGCAAAGATACGAGAGTGCAAGTATACAACTTTTACGGTGGTATGGACTGAGattgaaaataatatagaCTTTCTATCTTTTCGGAGTCACTCGTTAAAAATGGTAATTgattactttgttaattaattgattagcagtattttgtagTTTAGATATTTCTGTCCATAAAAAAGTATatcaaaaaaatgtattaggTGTGTATTTAATATCTTAGGTTATttaagatcacaataaaaagaaagatgttTTTAATGgttagtagtataatttaatcacggttatttgataaaaatagatcaaactATGTCGATTAAATTATATGGCCGGCCAGTAGAATTTGTACCGGAGAGGtaccatcttttttatctaAGGCAGCGTTTAGttggagaaattttttagAGAGAGGTCACGTCAACCTGTAcggtcacatatttaaagtattaaacgttgtctaattataaaacaaattttagattccggctgaaaaccgcgagacgaattttttgattctaattaatctgtcattagcacatgtttgttactgtagcacttatggctaatcatgtattaattagactcaaaagatttatctcacgatttcctccataactgtttaattacttttaatgttcatgtatatttaatattttatttagatgtccaaaaattcgatatgatgtttttagtaaaagtttttggaaacttaaCGACCCTAAGTGATCCTAAGTGATCGTATCTATTTCTACTACGGGGCATAGTTTTTATCCCCGGAGGTGGACACCTAAGGCTGCGTTGAGCGCTACACCTTCTTAGGCCCcatattctctcttttttcacgTTCACATTtaccaaactgttaaacggtatattttttaaaagaattataaaaaattactttaaaatcatattaatatattttatattttttaatatttaataattaattaatcatgtagtaTGTTTGCGTGTCGGCCTAACTAACATGGCCTCCAAGATATTCGATCTgtgaagacgaagacgagAGGAATTGGGGATTTTCTGTATTCATGTACTTAGGCCGCGATCGTTCCAAGGtcgataagttaatttatccggCGCagaaaatacagtaacagtacataattaatttattactaattatttataacatataaaatatattaatatgatttttttaaaacaacttttctataattttttttgcaaaaagtacaTCGTTTAGCAATTTGGTAAACGtgcacgcggaaaacgagggagataagttaacttatgccacCTCCAACAATAGAGGTAGCATACTATCTCTAAGCATtctaaaaaacaatttcttcAATGGTCTAGCTCTTAACAAGTAGCTCATAGTATAAATGACTCTATAAGtcattctcacttgacattaaaatatatgcaaaatacTCTCTCTTGATtgtttttatctctcttttattaaaaaatatataaaaaattatatattacatCTAAGATAGCCATTAGAGGTGGCCTTAGAATGGGAGCTGAATGCGGCCTTAGTCAAAGACCACATATAAAATGCAtgcaaggatggaaaaaaattccCACTACATATATCCTTAAAATCCCCACTCATGCAATAACATCACATTTGAAACTAAATACTAGATTAATACACACTAGAGTAATCTAAAAGCATGTTTGAAGTTATCGTCGAGCCGTGCAACTCTtgaacaaagaagaaaagaattcCATCGGGgcttaaaagaaataaaataattccATCCCTCTTCAATAAAGTGGACCTTGAGGCCTTCCCAAACTGTCCTTCAGATTTGAGCTCTCCGTACCAAATTGTACTTCGGCTCTTCACAGATTTGAAACGTCAATGTTGATGAATTACCTTGCCAAACTGTTCTTCGGACCTCCACGGATTGAAACAGATTGAAATAGACCTTTACAATTTGGCAGGACAATTTGCCAAACTGTTCATCGGTCCTTGATGGACGGCGACTTCCGGGATTGGCAGTGACTGACGAGAGGTGGGCACGCGACGGGATTTTTAGTATGCATTGACTTAAGCAAAAGACCATATATAAAATGCATGCAAGTATTGGGTGGACGACATacttgtaaacgaaaaataatttatgaataatttttatacatgtattattAGCAATCCAAAGCCaagctagaaaaataaacttcggtaaaaaatcttaaattaactctaaatttaatgtttaaaatttaaatttttacttataagcataagcgtaAGGGAACCTATAGGGGTTATATTTTTTGCCGGGATGACCAAAAGAGACCATCCAAATGGTATTAGgattaggagagaaaaaatgttataaattACATGACAGAAGGCTGTTAAGGTCGATTATGCACCAAAGTGTACACCTAGGACTAACATGTCAACCACACCCACACAATACCGAGAGTAGAGCCTAGCGCCAAACCAACCGTCTCTATGCGTGATTTATTGTCGTCGGCCAATATCTATAAAGTGGATCATAAAGGTTTCGGCGAAGGACAACCAAATATATTATCACTCCTTTTACTTCCTGGCCTTAAAACTGGCTAGCGTCTTTTATAAACTCTTCCCAAAATTTCTCATCAATGGAAGGGAATTCCACTGGGGCGAATACTCCTTGCTAGTTCTTGCCCAATCCATTGTCTTTGTTGCTACTACCTCAGTCtcataataagtttatttttcgtttttccatgtctaacatttaaccattcgtcttatttgaaaaaattttaaaaaataaacaatggtCCTAGAGGGTTTAttgctaataaaatttatctcaAGATGCGAAATGCATTTTTTAAGATTGCTCACTACATATATATCCTTAACACGATATATCTCAAGATGCggaatgcatttttttttaaaaaaatgcctcGCGGTGAGGAAGATCCATGTGAAGCACAAATCTTAAAGTCCATCGAACGGTTAAGAGGCCATGTGGATGTCCAGTCCCGGGGATAGAAGATTTTCCGTTCTACTACCATGGAACCAAGAGAGATAATTGTTCAATGAAATGagatcattttcatttttcaccTATCTGTTGTAGATCGTCTTTACCTTTCTGTTATTCAATGAAATGAAATCGGAAGCTTTGATCATTATTACtactttttaacatttttccCTGCAGTGGAGCATCTCTAAGAGAatgttaatattttgttattgggttcatctaaaaaatattagtcataaaaattacacgCTTCTCTaagagaaatttaaaaatgaatcaCTTATATTAGGAATCTATATTTTTGCTCCAAATTTAGGATACAATTAAGATAATTTTAGGCATAGAtaaatattaggaatgtaTTTGGTAACCTGTTATAGATATAATTTCTAGTCTAATtcctaaaatttggttttagaGATTAATTGTAGACATGGTTTTCTAGGTAATGTAGAGAGTTCACAGATTATTACTTTTATGTTGTGGCAGGCTATTTGGTGGCGACTGGAACGCTGACCAAAAGATCCTTTTCGGGCTACCACTAGATGCTCTTTCCCAGCCTAAAGCAAACGGTTGCTCGTTTCTTTTATGTTGCCTCAACTATGCCTCCTGCTACACTCCCAAGTTGAGCTGCCTTCTCTTCTCCGGGAAGGTCGTGTGCATCTTTTCAGCGTTCCTTGTTCGTTTCTTGAAATTCGTAGTGATTCTTGGCACCCTAATTCTGTCGGTAGCTCGGCTGATCCTTGGCAACGTGGCTCCCCACGCCGAAGCTGCCAACCTGAAATCAGCATTCAGTCTGTACTACGGCTTGTCGATTGTGCAGGCCGTGGTATCCTACATGGCATTCTCGTACTCTCATGCTCAGCAAGACATGGTCCAGGACATCCGTGACAAATACAACTTTGCAGCCGGAGACGTGGAAGACGAGCCGTTCCTGGTGTACTACGCCCACCTCAAGAAGATCTGCAAGGCTGGGGGCATCGCCGAGACCTTAAACATGACGCTGCCCGCCTTCGCAGTAGCGTCTCTTGGCTCCAATGAGCAGCAAGTTCGTGTCGCCGCGATCAAGATCTTGCAGTATTTGGTACAAGAGAGAGATTACAAGGAGCAAACACTTTCAGCCATTCGAGATTCCTTTGGTGCAGCTGCGTCGTTGTTCAGGACGATGGCACTGACCAGCCAGGACAAGACGTCGAGGGAGGCAAGAGAGGGGGCTACCTCGATCATGGTGGAGCTGGCTGGTGATCTTCACATTTCTGGGCTAATCCCATGTGCCACACAGTCCATCTACTCATTGCTTAAGACTAGCAGCAGGCGGCGTTTGGATGGCATGAAAATCCTCGAACGGCTCTCGACTAAGAATTGCAACTTGGCAGACATATCCAGCTCGGATGAACTCATGTCAAAGATCATAGAGTTCACGGAGCCCAAGATCTCTCGTGGTGTATCAACCATGGCTGACGATGGCTTCCAAATGGCCGAGAGGGCACTCTTAGTGCTGACCAGGCTTGGAGGACAGACTGGTGAACAGGGTTCCATGATGAGACAAGTGATCTTGAGAAATGTCTTTCTTATGTCGAACATCAAAGAGATGTTGCAAGGTGCTAATAACAACGACCGGCGTCTTCAGGAGATGCAGAAGCGAGGTATGGGAATAGTGGATGGTTTTGCTTTGGACAGCGAATCAAGAAATCATGGAGCCATCATAAAAATTCTTACCCTCGTGCTGAATATTTTCCGTCATGGGCCAAACAATGAATTCAGACTGGCCGCTGGAAAAACTCTAGCAAGACTAACCACTGAAAGCAGGGTGAATTGTGATGCCATCTTGACTAAGGAAAACTTTCAGGCGCTCCGTGATACGCTTTTCGAGGTTTCTGAGAGAGCACATTTAGTAATTGCAGCAAATATCCTGAAAAATCTGTGTGAAAACTGTGAGGCGCAACACGGCCAACATGACGCCTTGCTGGGATTCGTTCAAGATAACATGGAGAAGGTAAGCATTCGTCGAGGTTAAATTTATGAGTTTGCTTCTCTTTTGTAATAGCCTtactttttcttaattataatTACGAATGGCTTAGTAGTActagcacattttttttcttaattataaaTACGATGTCGGTGAATGTAAGCATTCGTCGAGGTCATTTCATACTAAACCATCTTTTGCTTAGTAtgtgctagtttttttttcctcctataaataaatttctaagATGCAAATGGCTTAGTACTTCTGCATCATTGAACATATCTCCACAACCATGCAACTTTAATTCAATCTGCACagtttgaaattaaaaatctgACTATGGATAGCTCAATAATAGTTTACTGT
It encodes the following:
- the LOC121055510 gene encoding uncharacterized protein LOC121055510 is translated as MAIAVVVPDSQCDQERPELGMNRAVLLEVFFASAASGIGTIGFVWATVVLLGGFETELNQVDFWFITALSFFQAIRLFGGDWNADQKILFGLPLDALSQPKANGCSFLLCCLNYASCYTPKLSCLLFSGKVVCIFSAFLVRFLKFVVILGTLILSVARLILGNVAPHAEAANLKSAFSLYYGLSIVQAVVSYMAFSYSHAQQDMVQDIRDKYNFAAGDVEDEPFLVYYAHLKKICKAGGIAETLNMTLPAFAVASLGSNEQQVRVAAIKILQYLVQERDYKEQTLSAIRDSFGAAASLFRTMALTSQDKTSREAREGATSIMVELAGDLHISGLIPCATQSIYSLLKTSSRRRLDGMKILERLSTKNCNLADISSSDELMSKIIEFTEPKISRGVSTMADDGFQMAERALLVLTRLGGQTGEQGSMMRQVILRNVFLMSNIKEMLQGANNNDRRLQEMQKRGMGIVDGFALDSESRNHGAIIKILTLVLNIFRHGPNNEFRLAAGKTLARLTTESRVNCDAILTKENFQALRDTLFEVSERAHLVIAANILKNLCENCEAQHGQHDALLGFVQDNMEKILEAMYQLGSGDLIGEDMGTFLGLILQLSKLVTVADFNTYVAANGNGGDRRDFIQKLKSILERANEQETGVREMHPGIRRFTIELAIWMAQTWEQPQFHWKQRLEDCGMRSALVEAEQTARRAPWREDCKLSPGGVPVLEYEQSLHSLASRALELIR